A single Cucumis melo cultivar AY chromosome 4, USDA_Cmelo_AY_1.0, whole genome shotgun sequence DNA region contains:
- the LOC103495035 gene encoding zinc finger protein 11-like, translating into MDNGAYMSNNTNNGKQQQQQQQQRGYVKEGTFSSNEFQWPAKNYGCNFCKREFKSAQALGGHMNVHRRDRARMRLLPSWVSDNNYNNNYYSCPNPNFPNFSPSCFNFRSSSNKNSLCSSLQDQDKKEIGSCSWNNNYKPSSLFVPHDDQEHVGDDADQVLHVFKKKKKSLVNLELKMGSLGDASSNNEDLDLELHL; encoded by the coding sequence ATGGATAATGGAGCTTATATGAGCAACAATACCAACAATGGaaagcagcagcagcagcagcagcaacaaAGGGGTTATGTAAAAGAAGGAACTTTTTCAAGCAATGAATTTCAATGGCCAGCAAAAAATTATGGTTGTAATTTTTGCAAGAGGGAATTCAAATCAGCTCAAGCTCTTGGAGGGCATATGAATGTTCATAGAAGGGATAGGGCAAGAATGAGACTTTTGCCTTCTTGGGTGTCtgataataattataataataattattattcttgcCCTAACCCTAATTTTCCTAATTTCTCACCATCTTGTTTCAATTTCAGATCATCATCGAATAAAAATTCTTTGTGTTCTTCCTTACAAGATCAAGACAAGAAAGAAATTGGAAGTTGTTCATGGAACAATAATTACAAGCCTTCTTCATTATTTGTTCCCCACGATGATCAAGAACATGTTGGTGATGACGCTGATCAAGTTCTTCATGTtttcaaaaagaagaagaaaagtttgGTTAATTTAGAGTTGAAGATGGGGAGTTTGGGAGATGCTTCTTCAAATAATGAGGATCTTGATCTGGAACTGCATCTTTAA